A stretch of Bombina bombina isolate aBomBom1 chromosome 2, aBomBom1.pri, whole genome shotgun sequence DNA encodes these proteins:
- the LOC128647071 gene encoding olfactory receptor 6B1-like has translation MNNTEVTVFILLQLWNSPDEQIIFVLTFILIYIITITGNLIIIVICSVEKTLCTPMYFFLNHLAALEICYISVTVPKMLFMSVLGDNTISPIACLTQLYFFGSLGSTECILLAIMAYDRYLAICKPLHYHIHMTSRLCNCLVGCCWSSGFISAMFSVYFISRLQFCGPNQIQHFFCDISPLLKLSCTDVHNTETLIFFLASVILMGSCLITLLSYFRILSTILSISSRTKTGKASSTFASHLTVVSVYYSTMIFVYVRPTTANASRFNKVLSILYTVLTPFLNPFIYTLRNKDAQRAIVKIKNTVIIYLLR, from the coding sequence ATGAATAATACAGAGGTAACAGTTTTCATCCTCCTTCAACTTTGGAATTCACCAGATGAGCAAATTATCTTTGTCCTAACTTTCATCCTTATTTATATTATAACAATCACTGGAAATCTCATCATTATTGTAATTTGCAGTGTCGAGAAGACCCTTTGCACACCTATGTATTTCTTTCTCAATCACCTTGCAGCATTGGAAATCTGCTACATTTCTGTCACAGTTCCAAAAATGTTGTTCATGTCAGTTTTGGGGGACAACACCATCTCTCCTATAGCTTGTCTTACCCAACTGTATTTTTTTGGCTCTCTGGGTTCAACAGAATGCATCCTTCTTGCAATAATGGCTTATGATAGGTACTTAGCTATCTGCAAACCTTTACATTATCATATACATATGACTTCTAGACTTTGCAATTGTTTGGTTGGGTGCTGTTGGTCATCTGGATTCATATCTGCCATGTTCTCCGTCTATTTCATTTCCAGGCTACAATTTTGTGGCCCTAACCAAATTCAACATTTTTTCTGTGATATCTCCCCTCTTCTGAAGTTGTCGTGTACTGATGTGCACAACACTGAAACTTTGATCTTTTTTCTAGCTTCAGTGATATTGATGGGCTCGTGTTTGATCACATTGCTTTCATACTTTAGGATCCTCTCCACTATACTTTCAATTTCTTCAAGAACTAAAACGGGGAAAGCAAGTTCTACATTTGCTTCACATCTAACTGTAGTGTCAGTATATTATAGTACCATGATATTTGTCTATGTCCGTCCAACCACTGCCAATGCTTCCAGGTTCAACAAGGTTCTCTCTATATTGTATACAGTTCTTACCCCATTCCTTAATCCTTTTATATACACCCTGAGAAACAAAGATGCACAGAGGGCAATTGTAAAAATTAAGaatacagtaataatatatttgCTGAGATAG